One part of the Acidimicrobiales bacterium genome encodes these proteins:
- the groL gene encoding chaperonin GroEL (60 kDa chaperone family; promotes refolding of misfolded polypeptides especially under stressful conditions; forms two stacked rings of heptamers to form a barrel-shaped 14mer; ends can be capped by GroES; misfolded proteins enter the barrel where they are refolded when GroES binds), which produces MPKLIAFDEEARRALENGMNKLADAVRVTLGPKGRNVVLEKKWGAPTITNDGVSIAKEIDLEDPWEKVGAELVKEVAKKTDDVAGDGTTTATVLAWAMVHEGLRNVAAGANPMSLKRGIEAAVETAIESLKSQAKETESKSQIAQVAAISAADVEIGEMIAEAIDKVGKDGVITVEESQTFGMEMDLVEGMRFDKGYISPYFVTDPERMEAVLEDPYVLFVASKISAVRDLLPVLEKVMQTGKALVIISEDVEGEALATLVVNKIRGTFKSVAVKAPGFGERRKAMLQDMAILTGGQVITEEVGLKLENVGLEMLGRARKIVVTKDETTVVEGAGEESEIKGRINQIKAEIENTDSDYDREKLQERLAKLSGGVAVIKVGAATEVELKEKKHRIEDAVSTTKAAIEEGVVPGGGVALLRSQAAILDRAEKLEGDEATGCRMVSRAVEEPLKQIAVNAGLEGGVVVEKVRNLKKPAEGLNAATGEYQDLFAAGVIDAVKVTRSALQNAASIAALFLTTEAVIVDKPEKDAMPMPGGGMDDF; this is translated from the coding sequence ATGCCCAAGCTGATCGCCTTCGACGAGGAGGCCCGCCGGGCCCTCGAGAACGGCATGAACAAGCTCGCCGACGCCGTACGCGTGACCCTCGGCCCGAAGGGCCGCAACGTCGTGCTCGAGAAGAAGTGGGGTGCCCCGACCATCACCAACGACGGGGTGTCGATCGCCAAGGAGATCGACCTCGAGGACCCGTGGGAGAAGGTCGGCGCCGAGCTGGTGAAGGAAGTGGCCAAGAAGACCGACGACGTCGCCGGTGACGGCACCACCACCGCCACCGTGCTGGCGTGGGCCATGGTCCACGAGGGCCTGCGCAACGTGGCCGCCGGCGCCAACCCGATGTCGCTCAAGCGCGGCATCGAGGCGGCCGTCGAGACCGCCATCGAGTCGCTCAAGAGCCAGGCCAAGGAGACCGAGTCCAAGTCGCAGATCGCCCAGGTGGCCGCCATCTCGGCCGCCGACGTCGAGATCGGCGAGATGATCGCCGAGGCCATCGACAAGGTCGGCAAGGACGGCGTCATCACCGTCGAGGAGTCGCAGACTTTCGGCATGGAGATGGACCTGGTCGAGGGCATGCGCTTCGACAAGGGCTACATCTCGCCGTACTTCGTCACCGACCCCGAGCGCATGGAGGCCGTCCTCGAGGACCCCTACGTGCTCTTCGTGGCCAGCAAGATCTCGGCCGTGCGCGACCTGCTGCCGGTGCTGGAGAAGGTGATGCAGACGGGCAAGGCGCTCGTGATCATCTCCGAGGACGTCGAGGGCGAGGCCCTGGCCACCCTGGTCGTGAACAAGATCCGGGGCACCTTCAAGTCCGTGGCCGTGAAGGCCCCGGGCTTCGGGGAGCGCCGCAAGGCGATGCTCCAGGACATGGCCATCCTCACCGGCGGCCAGGTCATCACCGAGGAGGTCGGCCTCAAGCTCGAGAACGTCGGGCTCGAGATGCTCGGCCGGGCCCGCAAGATCGTCGTGACCAAGGACGAGACGACGGTCGTGGAGGGTGCCGGCGAGGAGTCCGAGATCAAGGGCCGGATCAACCAGATCAAGGCCGAGATCGAGAACACCGACTCCGACTACGACCGGGAGAAGCTCCAGGAGCGCCTGGCCAAGCTGTCCGGGGGCGTGGCGGTCATCAAGGTCGGCGCGGCCACCGAGGTCGAGCTCAAGGAGAAGAAGCACCGCATCGAGGACGCCGTGTCCACGACCAAGGCGGCCATCGAGGAGGGCGTGGTCCCCGGCGGGGGCGTGGCCCTGCTGCGGTCCCAGGCCGCCATCCTGGACCGCGCCGAGAAGCTCGAGGGCGACGAGGCCACGGGGTGCCGCATGGTGTCCCGGGCCGTGGAGGAGCCCCTGAAGCAGATCGCCGTCAACGCCGGCCTCGAGGGCGGCGTCGTGGTCGAGAAGGTGCGCAACCTGAAGAAGCCGGCCGAGGGCCTCAACGCCGCCACCGGCGAGTACCAGGACCTGTTCGCCGCCGGCGTCATCGACGCCGTCAAGGTGACCCGCTCGGCGCTGCAGAACGCGGCGTCGATCGCGGCCCTGTTCCTCACCACCGAGGCGGTCATCGTCGACAAGCCGGAGAAGGACGCCATGCCCATGCCGGGTGGGGGGATGGACGACTTCTAG
- a CDS encoding threonine synthase, whose amino-acid sequence MGFVTGLRCRECGRAYPAEALHVCDYCFGPLEVAYDYEALRASVTRAEIAAGPQTIWRYASLLPVSDPAPIDLGTGCTPLVRADRLAAELGLGELWLKNDTANPTGSFKDRVVSVALTKARQLGFKVAACASTGNLANSVAAHAARAGMVSVVFIPRDLEVAKVVTTAVYGGHVVAVEGTYDDVNRLCAELTSDHPSWAFVNVNVRTYYAEGSKTLAFEVAEQLGWQAPDHVVVPVASGSQLTKIAKGFTELHAVGLLDEEPHVRVSGAQAAGCSPVATAFAEGSDAIRPVRPHTIAKSLAIGNPADGWYALQTVRTSGGALEAVTDDEIIDGIRLLARTEGIFAETAGGVTVATLAKLAGQGVVRRDERVVAYITGHGLKTVEALVPTVGPTATIAPTLDAFHEAVDVDADVDGGRP is encoded by the coding sequence GTGGGATTCGTCACCGGGCTCCGCTGCCGGGAATGCGGGCGCGCCTACCCCGCGGAGGCGCTGCACGTCTGTGACTACTGCTTCGGGCCCCTCGAGGTGGCCTACGACTACGAGGCCCTGCGGGCGTCGGTGACCCGGGCCGAGATCGCGGCCGGCCCCCAGACGATCTGGCGCTACGCCTCGCTCCTGCCGGTGTCGGACCCCGCGCCCATCGACCTCGGCACCGGCTGCACCCCCCTGGTGCGGGCCGACCGCCTGGCCGCCGAGCTCGGGCTGGGCGAGCTGTGGCTGAAGAACGACACCGCCAACCCCACGGGCTCGTTCAAGGACCGCGTGGTGTCGGTGGCCCTCACCAAGGCCCGCCAGCTCGGGTTCAAGGTGGCGGCGTGCGCCTCCACCGGCAACCTGGCGAACTCGGTGGCCGCCCACGCGGCGCGCGCCGGCATGGTGTCGGTGGTGTTCATCCCCCGCGACCTCGAAGTGGCGAAGGTCGTGACCACGGCCGTCTACGGCGGCCACGTGGTGGCGGTGGAGGGCACCTACGACGACGTCAACCGGCTGTGCGCCGAGCTCACCAGCGATCACCCGTCGTGGGCGTTCGTCAACGTCAACGTGCGCACCTACTACGCCGAGGGGTCCAAGACCCTCGCCTTCGAGGTGGCCGAGCAGCTCGGCTGGCAGGCGCCGGACCACGTGGTCGTGCCGGTGGCCTCGGGCAGCCAGCTCACCAAGATCGCCAAGGGCTTCACCGAGCTGCACGCCGTGGGGCTGCTCGACGAGGAGCCCCACGTGCGGGTGTCGGGCGCCCAGGCGGCGGGGTGCTCACCGGTGGCGACGGCGTTCGCCGAGGGGAGCGACGCCATCCGGCCGGTGCGGCCCCACACCATCGCCAAGTCCCTCGCCATCGGCAACCCCGCCGACGGCTGGTACGCCCTGCAGACCGTGCGCACCAGCGGCGGGGCGCTCGAGGCCGTGACCGACGACGAGATCATCGACGGGATCCGCCTGCTCGCCCGGACCGAGGGGATCTTCGCCGAGACCGCCGGGGGCGTCACCGTCGCCACCCTGGCCAAGCTGGCCGGCCAGGGCGTGGTGCGGCGCGACGAGCGCGTCGTCGCCTACATCACGGGTCACGGCCTGAAGACGGTGGAGGCGCTCGTCCCGACCGTGGGCCCCACGGCCACGATCGCCCCGACCCTCGACGCCTTCCACGAAGCCGTGGACGTCGACGCCGACGTGGACGGGGGCCGGCCGTGA
- a CDS encoding ubiquitin-like small modifier protein 1, with product MSVTVRIPAQLRTLTGGSAQVPVEGATVGAVLKALDAAHPGFGDRLFDEDGSLRRFVNVFLADEDVRFLDGLDTPVTAGQTLSIVPAVAGG from the coding sequence GTGAGCGTGACCGTCCGCATCCCGGCCCAGCTGCGCACCCTCACCGGGGGTTCGGCCCAGGTCCCGGTGGAGGGGGCCACGGTGGGAGCCGTCCTGAAGGCGCTCGACGCCGCCCACCCCGGGTTCGGCGACCGGCTCTTCGACGAGGACGGGTCCCTGCGCCGTTTCGTGAACGTCTTCCTCGCCGACGAGGACGTGCGCTTCCTCGACGGGCTCGACACGCCGGTCACCGCCGGCCAGACGCTGTCGATCGTCCCCGCCGTCGCCGGGGGCTGA